GCGGGTCTCGATGTGGCGGCGTTGGGTGGCGGTGGGTCGTCGTCTGGTGATGTCGGTGACGATGGTGGATCCGGTGGCGGGGTCGGTGACGGTGTAGCGCCATTGGGCGGTTTGTTGGTGTTGGGTGACGCGGCGGGCGATGTCGGCTATGACGGGTCCGTAGCCGGCGAGGTCGCCGGGGGTGTCGCAGAGTCGGGTGAGGGTGGCGAGGTCGACTCGGATGTCGACGACTCCGTGGGGGCCTCGGCTTGTCACGGTCGGGTCGCCTTCGAGGAGGTCGAGGAGGGCGTCGGCGCGTAACTGGTCCATGGTGCGGGTCTCGTGTGAGGTTTTCAGGTTGCGGGCGATGCTGTTGAGGCGGCGGGTGACGGCGGCGACCCGGTCGGGGGGCAGGTCGAGGGCGAACAGGTGGCAGGTGCCGGCCACGTCGGGTTGGGTGACGATGCGCCGCTCGCCGACGGCCCGCTGGTATCGCTGGTGGGCGTCGTCGGGGGGCGTGTTGAATCCTTTGTGTGAGGTGTCCGATCGGCGACCCTGACCCGGCTGGGGCAGGGAGACAAGGAGCACCTACACGTGGCTACTGATAGTGAGAAGGG
This sequence is a window from Acidimicrobiia bacterium. Protein-coding genes within it:
- a CDS encoding HNH endonuclease signature motif containing protein; translation: MLLVSLPQPGQGRRSDTSHKGFNTPPDDAHQRYQRAVGERRIVTQPDVAGTCHLFALDLPPDRVAAVTRRLNSIARNLKTSHETRTMDQLRADALLDLLEGDPTVTSRGPHGVVDIRVDLATLTRLCDTPGDLAGYGPVIADIARRVTQHQQTAQWRYTVTDPATGSTIVTDITRRRPTATQRRHIETRATTCVFPGCRMPATTCDIDHHTPWSQGGPTHTTKLDPLCRHDHTLRHLPGWTYHPLPNGDHQWITQLGHTYTTSGQPP